In the genome of Streptomyces globosus, one region contains:
- a CDS encoding topoisomerase C-terminal repeat-containing protein translates to MTKNASTMRAELGLEDQLGAARAEGVWQAAPGGPKRVVFKKVWSGHEFSDDEVAKLLAGETISFEARSKENKPFPATGALGVGTFRGRKFVGFRLEVPDKPTKWSGRTFTPAEVAALLAGQALEIDDFVSARTRKTFGCKVTWDAQARKIIPDFGSDDEPPRSWCQVTFTDAQRKDLAAGKTIQGTGFVSAKGKTFDARISWKKQGGKKKIVPSFG, encoded by the coding sequence ATGACGAAGAACGCATCAACCATGCGCGCCGAGCTGGGCCTGGAAGACCAGCTCGGCGCCGCCCGCGCCGAGGGCGTGTGGCAGGCCGCTCCAGGTGGCCCGAAGAGGGTCGTCTTCAAGAAGGTCTGGTCGGGCCACGAGTTCAGCGATGACGAGGTGGCAAAGCTGCTCGCGGGCGAAACGATCTCGTTCGAGGCGAGGTCGAAGGAGAACAAGCCCTTCCCGGCCACCGGTGCGCTCGGCGTGGGCACCTTCAGGGGTCGCAAGTTCGTCGGGTTCCGGCTGGAGGTGCCGGACAAGCCGACGAAGTGGTCTGGCCGGACGTTCACGCCGGCGGAGGTCGCGGCGCTGCTGGCGGGCCAAGCGCTGGAAATCGACGACTTCGTCAGCGCGCGGACTCGCAAGACCTTCGGTTGCAAGGTCACCTGGGACGCGCAGGCCAGGAAGATCATCCCTGATTTCGGCTCCGACGACGAGCCACCGCGGTCCTGGTGCCAGGTGACCTTCACCGATGCGCAGCGCAAGGACCTGGCGGCCGGTAAGACCATCCAGGGCACGGGTTTCGTCTCGGCCAAGGGCAAGACCTTCGACGCCCGCATCTCGTGGAAGAAACAGGGCGGCAAGAAGAAGATCGTCCCGTCGTTCGGTTGA